A single window of Solanum dulcamara chromosome 5, daSolDulc1.2, whole genome shotgun sequence DNA harbors:
- the LOC129889185 gene encoding trihelix transcription factor DF1-like has product MQSDYEMAGIHHQRNQQPPQVEEQQQHRFMVENNASTSSPFFPINPSYQFPHQHQQPHPLLPQIHHIPFTQQFFQYQHPHYRSMLDHNQHHEIRLVPTPEGSFFPLSFKLGDSGPNIEGEIRGQQDALIRGSERYCTQPRQTSLAVWQNQEDSAIKQPFWKPLDVEFSNGNESEKNKQEEDQEMYPPEEIHHQQQHIIKSLEENNKCRVLYGELEAIYADNANADIHRIASESVVTAEDLPANHNVSFPVMAFNDSNQASGGTTTAVATTAAEMDNIGSESASVGGREAEVEATRGEVHKRKRPKESRTTTSMSRFFESLVKKLANHQEDLQRNFMETIERLDQERKEREQVWRHQELEKLQKQEAARVHERSLASSREAALVSCLEKLAGQKINFQTFNKEDKSCSSLAKLNNKRWPQAEVEALIQIRTSLESKFQEPATPKGLLWEEISNSMTSMGFQRNAGRCKEKWENMQKCTVKRTKEITREQVNSCTATVDFVNQGNDTTVHHLATVNNLPKGNGGEKDKHENGEYKNGSKKEDMEE; this is encoded by the exons ATGCAATCAGATTATGAGATGGCTGGGATCCATCATCAGAGAAACCAACAGCCACCACAAGTGGAAGAGCAGCAGCAGCATAGATTTATGGTGGAAAATAATGCTTCAACTTCCTCACCATTTTTCCCAATAAATCCAAGTTATCAATTCCCACATCAACATCAACAGCCTCATCCTCTTCTCCCACAAATCCACCATATACCCTTTACCCAACAGTTTTTCCAGTATCAACATCCTCATTACAGATCCATGTTAGACCACAACCAACATCATGAAATAAGGCTAGTGCCCACTCCGGAAGGTTCATTTTTTCCTCTAAGTTTTAAGTTGGGTGATAGTGGCCCAAATATTGAAGGAGAAATAAGAGGACAACAAGATGCTTTGATTCGTGGGAGTGAGCGATATTGTACACAGCCTCGACAAACTTCTCTAGCTGTCTGGCAAAACCAAGAAGATTCTGCTATTAAACAACCTTTTTG GAAGCCCCTTGATGTGGAATTTTCAAATGGGAATGAAAGTGAAAAGAACAAGCAAGAAGAGGATCAAGAAATGTATCCACCTGAAGAAATccatcatcaacaacaacatattatCAAGAGcttagaagaaaataataaatgtaGAGTACTATATGGAGAGTTAGAAGCCATTTATGCTGACAACGCTAATGCTGATATTCATCGAATTGCATCTGAATCTGTTGTCACTGCTGAAGATTTGCCAGCAAACCACAATGTATCTTTTCCTGTAATGGCTTTCAACGATTCTAATCAAGCCAGTGGGGGGACCACCACAGCCGTGGCCACAACTGCTGCTGAAATGGACAATATTGGATCAGAAAGTGCGTCTGTTGGAGGAAGAGAAGCAGAAGTAGAAGCTACTAGGGGAGAAGTTCATAAAAGGAAGAGACCAAAAGAATCTCGAACAACCACTTCCATGTCAAGATTTTTTGAGTCCTTAGTGAAGAAACTCGCAAACCACCAAGAGGATCTCCAAAGGAATTTCATGGAAACAATTGAGAGATTGGATcaggaaagaaaagaaagagaacaagTGTGGAGACATCAAGAATTGGAAAAGCTCCAAAAACAAGAAGCTGCTAGAGTCCATGAAAGAAGCTTGGCTTCAAGTAGAGAAGCTGCTCTTGTTTCTTGCTTGGAAAAACTCGCTGGTCAGAAGATCAATTTTCAAACATTCAACAAGGAGGATAAAAGTTGTTCTAGCTTGGCAAAGTTGAATAACAAGCGATGGCCTCAAGCTGAAGTTGAGGCCTTAATTCAGATTAGAACTAGTTTGGAATCCAAGTTTCAAGAGCCTGCTACTCCAAAAGGTCTACTTTGGGAAGAGATAAGTAACTCAATGACCTCAATGGGATTTCAGAGAAATGCCGGAAGATGCAAAGAGAAGTGGGAGAATATGCAAAAGTGTACTGTCAAGAGAACAAAAGAAATCACAAGGGAACAGGTCAATAGTTGTACTGCAACTGTTGACTTTGTAAACCAAGGAAATGATACTACTGTTCATCATTTGGCTACTGTCAACAATCTACCTAAGGGGAATGGTGGAGAAAAAGATAAACATGAAAACGGGGAGTACAAAAATGGAAGTAAGAAAGAAGATATGGAAGAATAA